ACGTAGCTCATCGTGCGGGCGAGTTCGGTCTGCCACTTCTCGCTGACCAGGGCCGTGATCACGTCGACGGCCTGCTTACGCTGCTTCGTCTTCTCGGGGATGATCAGGTCCGAGCCGCCGGTGAAGACGGAGCCCACCTTGTCGGCGGTCTTGCCGGGGATCGGGAAGAAGCCGAGCTTGCCCCTGAGCTCCGGGTTCGCGGCCTCGATGGCGGCGGCCTGGCCGGGCGGGGCGATGATCTGGGCGATCCCGCCGCGGGCGAAGACGTCGGACTGCGGGGGCGTCTCCTCGTCGGCGTCCTTGGGGCCGTCACCGAGGGCCTGGAGCTGCTTGTAGAACTCCATTCCGGCCATGGCCTTCGGCTCGTCGAGGGTGCCGAGCCACTGGCCGCTGCTCTCGACGGCGAGCTCGCCGCCCTCGTCCCAGACGAACCCGGCGAGGACGTACCAGTTCTGCCCGGCGAGGTAGATGCCCTGCTGGGTGCCCTTGTCGAGCTTCTGCGTGGCCTGGATCCATTCCTGGCGGGTCTTGATCGGCGCCTTGACCCCGGCGGCCGTGAAGAGGTCCTTGTTGTAGATCACCACGCGGTTGGCGGCGTACCACGGGACGCCGAACTGGGCTCCGCGGACCTTACCCGGTTCGGAGAGGCCCTTCAGCCAGTCCTTGCCGTCCCACTCGCGCAGGGCTTCCAGGGTGAGTTCGGAGACGCCGCCGCCCTCCACGTACTGGGCGACCTGGGTGTTGCCGACCTCGATGACGTCGGCGCTCTCCTGGCTCTCGCCGGACAGGACGGCGTTGACCTTGTCGCCGATGCCCTTCCACTCCTGGATCTTCACTTCGAGGTCCACACCCGGGTGTTCCTTCTCGAAGCTGTTCGTGAACTGACCTATGAAGTCCT
This genomic interval from Streptomyces sp. NBC_00193 contains the following:
- a CDS encoding extracellular solute-binding protein, which gives rise to MKMRFLAVSTALAAATALTGCSLAGSGGGTQKVTLWLMKGSASEDFIGQFTNSFEKEHPGVDLEVKIQEWKGIGDKVNAVLSGESQESADVIEVGNTQVAQYVEGGGVSELTLEALREWDGKDWLKGLSEPGKVRGAQFGVPWYAANRVVIYNKDLFTAAGVKAPIKTRQEWIQATQKLDKGTQQGIYLAGQNWYVLAGFVWDEGGELAVESSGQWLGTLDEPKAMAGMEFYKQLQALGDGPKDADEETPPQSDVFARGGIAQIIAPPGQAAAIEAANPELRGKLGFFPIPGKTADKVGSVFTGGSDLIIPEKTKQRKQAVDVITALVSEKWQTELARTMSYVPNKTTLAHVVEGNDGATAMAPGAAQGRATPQSPRWAEVEAKNPIKPFMTAVLTGQDPETAAKAASDTISKVLSSDR